One genomic window of Magnolia sinica isolate HGM2019 chromosome 3, MsV1, whole genome shotgun sequence includes the following:
- the LOC131239667 gene encoding ras-related protein RGP1-like encodes MDYIFKMVVIGDSGVGKSQLLERFSKNEFNIECRATVGVEFQTKSIFIEEKLIKAQIWDTAGQERYRAITSTYYRGALGALIVYDITNFPSFQQVPRWLNDLRAYAHPNAAIMLVGNKSDLDSMRSVPTEDGRKYAEKEGLLFLETSALDSTNVEKAFTMVLEQIYRAARRKSLSGDAQPTLVLGSLMLKGTKLDVTENQPRPSCCSA; translated from the coding sequence atggattacATATTCAAGATGGTGGTGATAGGAGACTCAGGTGTAGGGAAATCCCAACTGCTAGAAAGATTCTCGAAGAACGAGTTCAACATCGAATGCAGGGCCACTGTAGGTGTTGAGTTCCAAACAAAGTCAATCTTCATTGAAGAAAAGCTAATAAAGGCCCAGATATGGGACACTGCTGGCCAGGAACGCTACCGTGCTATCACCAGCACTTACTACCGTGGGGCCCTCGGAGCCCTCATAGTCTACGACATCACCAACTTCCCTTCTTTCCAACAAGTCCCACGATGGCTCAACGATCTCCGAGCCTACGCCCATCCCAATGCCGCTATCATGCTCGTCGGAAATAAGTCCGACCTCGACAGTATGCGGTCCGTGCCTACCGAGGATGGGAGGAAGTACGCTGAGAAGGAGGGGCTGCTCTTCCTGGAGACGTCAGCATTGGACTCCACCAATGTGGAAAAGGCTTTTACCATGGTATTAGAGCAGATTTACCGAGCGGCGAGACGGAAGTCGCTTAGTGGCGACGCACAGCCGACACTAGTTCTTGGTTCGTTGATGCTTAAAGGGACTAAGTTGGATGTGACGGAGAATCAGCCACGGCCGTCCTGTTGCTCGGCGTAG